A region of Haliotis asinina isolate JCU_RB_2024 chromosome 7, JCU_Hal_asi_v2, whole genome shotgun sequence DNA encodes the following proteins:
- the LOC137291164 gene encoding multiple epidermal growth factor-like domains protein 10: protein MELDALKTAVPGSVMKQGAPVPGIQADVMEDVNQDGRDWIVHQCCDLIGDAMEMYLGTAVLFVIFLGHCSCDCLSGTYGFQCGYRCHCLPGHCHSTSGCDPGKCSPGWSGATCHKQNVALKKGVSSSGDAVYAPSTDARYPSSLATDGQLGERKYYDCIETRASNPNWWRVDLDDIMMIHDVTVYFRLDYTPRRNGIQVYLTNTTITPSGHFCYTVKANTSGTDINDILSVPCHGRGRYVLLYTTTATEENTQPKMDFCEVEVDVCDPGTFGADCENYCHCKHGVCNDMTGVCPPGGCLAGCKGTNCSVECVGNVEYGPDCGRTCFDRMCKEAASTCPRDTGRCDGGCEPGWEGEDCT, encoded by the exons ATGGAGCTGGATGCGTTAAAAACTGCAGTTCCCGGAAGTGTAATGAAGCAGGGAGCCCCTGTCCCCGGGATACAGGCCGATGTGATGGAGGATGTCAACCAGGATGGGAGGGATTGGATTGTACATCAG TGCTGTGATCTTATTGGGGACGCAATGGAGATGTACCTTGGGACTGCTGTTCTGTTTGTGATCTTTCTTGGACACTGTTCAT GCGACTGTTTGTCTGGCACATACGGATTCCAGTGTGGCTACCGGTGCCACTGTCTCCCCGGACATTGTCATTCTACATCCGGGTGCGACCCAGGAAAATGTTCTCCAGGCTGGTCAGGAGCAACCTGTCACAAAC AAAACGTCGCACTGAAGAAAGGAGTCTCATCCAGCGGGGATGCCGTATATGCACCTAGCACTGATGCCAGATATCCATCCAGCCTTGCCACAGACGGACAGCTTGGTGAAAGAAAGTACTATGACTGTATCGAGACCCGTGCCAGCAATCCCAACTGGTGGCGTGTGGATCTTGATGACATTATGATGATACATGACGTCACTGTCTACTTCAGACTTGACT ATACGCCCAGAAGAAACGGCATCCAGGTGTACCTcaccaacaccaccatcacGCCCAGCGGTCACTTCTGCTACACTGTGAAAGCAAACACATCTGGCACAGACATCAACGACATCTTGTCTGTCCCCTGTCACGGTAGAGGGCGCTACGTTCTCCTGTACACAACAACAGCTACTGAGGAGAATACACAACCTAAAATGGACTTTTGTGAAGTGGAGGTGGATG TGTGTGATCCTGGTACCTTTGGTGCTGACTGTGAGAACTACTGCCACTGTAAACACGGCGTCTGTAACGACATGACGGGGGTTTGTCCTCCAGGTGGATGTCTGGCAGGCTGCAAGGGAACCAACTGCTctgtcg AATGTGTCGGCAATGTTGAGTACGGCCCAGACTGTGGAAGGACGTGTTTTGATCGGATGTGTAAGGAAGCAGCGAGCACCTGTCCCCGAGATACAGGCCGATGTGATGGAGGGTGTGAGCCAGGATGGGAGGGAGAGGACTGTACATGA